In Neovison vison isolate M4711 chromosome 14, ASM_NN_V1, whole genome shotgun sequence, the following proteins share a genomic window:
- the EEF2KMT gene encoding protein-lysine N-methyltransferase EEF2KMT, with amino-acid sequence MAPEESAAAARLLPSFERRFLAARTLRSFPWQSLEEKLRDSSGPELLLNILRKTVKHPLCVKHPPSVKYARCFLSELIRKHEAVHTEPLDELYEALAEVLMAEEPTQSHRSYLLPSGDSVTLSESTAIVSHGTTGLVTWDAALYLAEWAIENPAAFAHRIVLELGSGAGLTGLAICKTCCPSTYIFSDCYTCVLEQLRGNILLNGLSLEPDTTDPARHPGHNAYNSESPRVMVAHLDWDVVTTPELAAFQPDVIIAADVLYCPETVLSLVRVLQRLSACLKNQQAPETYIAFTIRNPETCQLFTSELGRAGIPWEAVPHHNQKLFPYEEHSDMKILKLML; translated from the exons ATGGCGCCGGAGGAGAGCGCGGCGGCCGCGCGCCTGCTGCCGAGTTTCGAGCGCCGCTTCCTGGCAGCGCGCACACTGCGCTCTTTCCCCTGGCAG AGcctagaagagaaattaagggactCATCAGGTCCTGAGCTGCTGCTGAATATTTTGCGAAAG ACTGTGAAACATCCTCTGTGTGTGAAGCATCCGCCGTCAGTGAAGTATGCCCGGTGCTTTCTCTCGGAGCTCATCAGAAAG CATGAGGCTGTCCACACGGAGCCTTTGGACGAGCTGTACGAAGCATTGGCAGAGGTCCTGATGGCCGAGGAGCCCACCCAGTCCCACCGGAGCTATCTGCTG CCTTCCGGAGACTCAGTCACACTCTCTGAGAGCACAGCCATCGTTTCCCATGGCACCACCGGCCTGGTCACGTGGGACGCCGCACTCTACCTTGCAGAATGGGCCATAGAGAACCCGGCTGCCTTTGCTCACAG GATTGTCTTAGAGCTCGGCAGTGGAGCTGGCCTCACGGGCCTGGCCATTTGCAAGACATGCTGTCCCAGCACGTACATCTTCAGCGACTGTTACACCTGTGTCCTTGAGCAGCTCCGAGGAAACATCCTTCTCAATGGCCTCTCATTGGAACCAGATACCACTGACCCTGCAAGGCACCCAGGACATAACGCCTACAACTCAGAGAGTCCCAGGGTGATGGTGGCCCATTTGGACTGGGACGTTGTGACGACCCCTGAGCTCGCTGCCTTCCAGCCAGACGTAATCATAGCAGCAG ATGTGCTGTATTGCCCAGAAACTGTCCTCTCCCTAGTCAGAGTCCTACAgaggctctctgcttgcctgaAGAACCAGCAGGCTCCTGAGACCTACATTGCCTTCACCATCCGCAACCCAGAGACCTGCCAGCTGTTCACGAGCGAGCTGG GCCGGGCTGGGATCCCATGGGAAGCAGTGCCTCATCACAACCAGAAGCTGTTTCCCTACGAAGAGCACTCAGAcatgaaaattttgaaattaatgCTGTAG